Genomic DNA from Gloeocapsa sp. DLM2.Bin57:
TACTCGGAAACTAGTTTAGAATTTCCTGAAGATACTTATATTCCTGAAGAATTGCGGGATTGTACTTATTAAGTAGGTGAGTCGAATTTTCTAGTCTTTTCAATGACTTGGATATTTATTTTCTAATATAGAAAGGTAATTCTCTAATGCAGATGCAACAAAAGTATCAAAATTTATCCCTTGTTCCTTTGCTTTTAGGGCAACTTTCCGATGAAGCCTACTAAGTAATTAGGTAGCCCTAAATAAACGTTAATTAAATTAACAATTAGGAGAGTCTCAAAACCTTGCGATAGCTTCGTTTTGCTGCGCTCCACTCGCTATGACATTTTACGTTTAGTTAAGCTCACCTACTTATCTGTTTTCACTTTAAAAGAGCCTTCAAAAGATTTTTCAGGTTCAATTCCTTTTTCTTCACACATAGTAATGTAGTCATCAACTGCCTCTTGAAAATTTAAGCGAAGTGACGTTACATCATTACCTTCAAAGCTGATTAAGCTCCTGATATACTCCACTTTGCCATAAAAAATATTATCTTCATCACTATAACTTACAGAAGCAAAATACCCTTTATATTCCATCATATTTTTCATATTATGTCCTCCTCAGAGAGAATTTCAATAATTTGTTTTATTTGATACTTTTAAAGTATGTTTTAGGGATGAAACTTAAAGTAGCTCCTCCTATATGTGGCAAACTGCAAACCATGTGTTGGTTCAGAAAAAGTTAAGTAGAGGCATTCTGGGGGAAGTTTTCAGTATGAAGACTGCTTATTAATCCTTTATCGGTAAACAAGCAATAATCAAAACAGTAGCTATATGAAAGGGGAAACCTAGTAAAAACCATAATAACTGATCTCTATTTTTAGATTTAGCGATATCTTTACTCAAAAAAGCACAACAAGTAATTAAAAAAGGGATAATCAAAATCTCAAAGAGTGAAGCACTTCCCGAAAATAAACTAACTAAACTAGTGAGTATCATCACTACTCCATAGGGAATAGTTATACAACTAGCAATTATTCTTAAGATAAATAGTTCTTTCTTTTCTTCTTCTGAGTTATTCTGAGGAGTAATTTCTTGATTAGATATTATCGGTTGAATAGTTTCCTGACGATATCGAAGACTAACAGGAGGAGGTGGTATAAATTCAGGTTGATTGTTGGTGTTTAAATCTGCTAAAACTTCTTTAGCAAAATGATAACGTTTTTTGATCGCTTGTTGGATTAACTTATCTAAAATCTTACCCAATTCATCAGAAACAGGATTATTAGTCGCTAAATATTCTCTCCAACTCCAATCATTATCTACACTACTAAACATATCAAAGGGACTAACATTAGTGAGTAAATATAAACAGGTTACCCCTAAGCTATATAAATCACTACTATATCTTGATTCTCCCCGTAATTGTTCTGGGGCTGCGTATTGTGCTGTACCAATGACTCCAGAAGTATAACCAATAATACTCTGATTA
This window encodes:
- a CDS encoding serine/threonine protein kinase; translation: MNLCLIPDCLHQNPTTVNFCEQCGAKLLLQDRYRALKVIGQGGFGKTFLARDEGKPSQPYCVIKQFLPINQDPTYLEKAAKSFKLEAERLERLGDYPQIPVLLAYCHQEGRQYLVQEYINGKNLAQELADHGIFNGRDIRNLLLDILPILDFIHSKQVIHRDIKPENIIRRIGDEKLFLVDFGAAKEFNQSIIGYTSGVIGTAQYAAPEQLRGESRYSSDLYSLGVTCLYLLTNVSPFDMFSSVDNDWSWREYLATNNPVSDELGKILDKLIQQAIKKRYHFAKEVLADLNTNNQPEFIPPPPVSLRYRQETIQPIISNQEITPQNNSEEEKKELFILRIIASCITIPYGVVMILTSLVSLFSGSASLFEILIIPFLITCCAFLSKDIAKSKNRDQLLWFLLGFPFHIATVLIIACLPIKD
- a CDS encoding type II toxin-antitoxin system HicB family antitoxin, which produces MKNMMEYKGYFASVSYSDEDNIFYGKVEYIRSLISFEGNDVTSLRLNFQEAVDDYITMCEEKGIEPEKSFEGSFKVKTDK